The following proteins are co-located in the Cryptococcus neoformans var. grubii H99 chromosome 1, complete sequence genome:
- a CDS encoding esterase/lipase yields the protein MAQSVLTEEWVLGPEGTPFYTKRWSPSTGEIKAYILFVHGFSEHIARYDAFFDRLSSLANLHITAYDQRGHGRTSQAPLSSSSPEVKKWKAEGKVVKVEKNGKRRTGGWCKVFGDMEWFLKGENVRAGGKPLFLWGFSMGGGQALAFPMRPTPPPSKETINMLSGVIAGGPLIRLSNPAPGYQIKAGSFAANIGLGSFLIPTPMDYNHLSHDAGPNESAKSDPFCEQVGSLRGVADMLNGGEWLDSQDAWDRWPAALPLLCYHGGEDNICDVRATKRFVEGVKAGDKTIKVFEGMYHEIHNETEPTPSDLAKIVSEWIDARISQPSRTQPAAPVAGQSRL from the exons ATGGCACAATCAGTTCTTACTGAAGAATGGGTCCTTGGGCCAGAGGGTACTCCGTTCTATACCAAACGC TGGTCGCCGAGCACTGGCGAGATCAAAGCCTATATTCTATTTGTTCACGGCTTTTCTGAACATATTGCTCGGTATGATGCGTTTTTCGACCGTCTCTCGTCTTTGGCCAATCTTCACATCACCGCATACGACCAGCGAGGACACGGTCGGACATCGCAAGCGCCCCTATCATCGTCAAGCCCCGAGgtgaagaaatggaaagccgaggggaaagtggtgaaAGTTGAAAAGAATGGGAAGCGGAGAACGGGTGGGTGGTGTAAAGTGTTTGGAGATATGGAATGGTTTTTGAAGGGGGAGAACGTGAGGGCTGGAGGGAAACCCTTGTTTTTATGGGGGTTCAGTATG GGAGGTGGACAAGCACTTGCTTTTCCTATGCGCCCGACTCCGCCGCCGTCGAAAGAGACGATTAATATGCTTTCCGGGGTGATTGCTGGTGGACCTTTAATCAGGCTTAGCAACCCCGCGCCGGGATACCAA ATCAAGGCGGGATCTTTTGCAGCCAACATCGGTTTGGGTTCATTCTTGATCCCCACTCCTATGGACTATAAT CATCTATCACACGACGCTGGACCCAACGAGTCGGCCAAGTCGGATCCTTTTTGCGAACAAGTCGGGTCGCTTCGCGGTGTTGCCGACATGCTGAATGGCGGCGAATGGCTTGACAGCCAAGACGCTTGGGATAGGTGGCCCGCTGCCCTGCCATTGCTATGTTATCACGGCGGGGAGGATAATATCTGTGATGTACGAGCGACTAAGCGGTTTGTGGAAGGGGTCAAAGCGGGGGACAAGACCATCAAAGTGTTCGAG GGCATGTACCACGAAATACACAACGAGACGGAACCGACACCGAGCGACCTTGCAAAGATCGTTTCCGAATGGATTGATGCTAGGATCAGCCAGCCCAGCAGGACGCAACCTGCGGCACCTGTTGCCGGGCAATCCAGACTGTAA
- a CDS encoding GRAM domain-containing protein: protein MSAFLNKLRHPSTSADSRTRRSRSSSTLADNDAPPTSQQAPSPSPQRTTGASGSLFIENFDPSPQPAQPSESPQPPYVEPSSPHRKRHPGPMPETRTTPSRPAPLQVPDSGPRPAGTPKLTLTQEGSNSPHSVSDHSPIHDYHRRPPSQARHPVGLGLGKPNEDEDGDFDARPNNHYTALPSASQRAVSLAQDGRDRPSSFASSQHDPSAHGQHGIRSRSGSLVSRVTSRIGPASPNSLTPVDSVGKSSKKSKRRSRRRSINSQMSGHSSVVAALAKGGLHIASATGDEALAKAAKTRKVSSGMKRSPYLTRGGRDMDDDDDDGESDDDDIDFDDEEDDDSDLAEDLSVLGYAVASNRRNSDFHALFPSVDEGDYLIDDYGCALSKDILVQGRLYVSENYLCFHANIFGWTTDVVIPFVEIRSIEKKMTALVIPNAIGVSTANARYTFASFISRDTVYDVMMNIWRLCNPNAVMSALSLSATPSRPGSISGELASTIATATPGGQGESGGGQDGVPGDHKPTQCDCGRDGKHYPETALEAIFPSTPEKVYNLMFNSSWLRTFLSDSQNLRDIEYSDWRPISPSSPNLTRSLSYTKPLNGSIGPKQTTCHITDSREHFDPDQYIVMITTTRTPDVPSGGVFSVKTRTCFMWAGPESTKVIVTTGVEWTGKSWIKGIIEKSAIDGQKQYHDDLKLSMLSYIQSHLSEFLSPGAKPAVDQPNAPTPPRTNSGSGSGITSGGTSSEAQEYAAKARKERHDADWWNLQAGIDSLVRGGKTIGEGLKACIDSVADMLFDNGLNKQGILWILIVLLVLSNFYTYLYADTSRSSRGIARGGEVRFAGERRGQQQLSRSVYDDQVAETVRMVLSQQRTLMEPVEEVKELLRVLDSVEWRMSKLRDEIRGVIEESSSVRENTALKGDEID from the exons ATGTCCGCATTCCTCAACAAACTGCGCCACCCATCCACCTCGGCAGACTCCCGCACCCGCCGCTCTCGCTCCAGCTCCACCCTCGCAGACAACGACGCGCCCCCCACGTCCCAGCAAGCACCCTCCCCGTCCCCCCAACGAACAACAGGCGCATCCGGCAGTCTCTTCATCGAAAACTTTGACCCGTCTCCCCAGCCAGCGCAGCCGAGCGAGTCTCCGCAGCCACCCTACGTCGAGCCGTCCTCTCCCCACCGAAAACGCCATCCAGGCCCCATGCCCGAGACGCGCACCACGCCCAGCAGACCCGCCCCGCTCCAGGTGCCAGACTCTGGCCCCCGTCCGGCGGGCACTCCCAAGCTGACACTCACCCAGGAAGGCTCCAACTCTCCCCACAGCGTGAGCGACCACTCGCCCATCCACGACTACCACCGCCGCCCGCCCAGCCAGGCTCGGCACCCTGTCGGTCTCGGGCTTGGGAAGCCGAACGAGGAC GAAGACGGCGACTTTGATGCCCGCCCAAATAATCACTACACCGCGCTCCCCTCAGCGTCCCAGCGCGCTGTATCTCTTGCGCAAGACGGCCGTGATCGGCCGAGTTCTTTCGCATCTTCCCAACACGATCCATCCGCCCATGGCCAGCACGGCATCCGCTCACGCAGCGGATCTCTTGTCTCCCGCGTGACATCGCGCATAGGTCCAGCCTCCCCCAATAGCTTGACACCCGTCGACAGCGTCGGCAAATCCAGCAAGAAATCAAAGAGGCGTAGCAGGAGAAGGTCAATCAACTCGCAAATGTCGGGCCATTCCTCGGTCGTCGCAGCCCTTGCGAAAGGCGGATTGCATATCGCTTCCGCAACAGGCGATGAAGCCTTGGCCAAGGCCGCCAAGACTCGCAAGGTCAGCTCAGGAATGAAGCGCAGCCCTTATCTCACACGTGGAGGCAGGGACAtggacgatgacgatgacgatggagagtctgatgatgatgatatcgattttgacgatgaagaggatgatgacagTGACCTGGCCGAGGACTTGTCCGTGCTGGGTTATGCAGTTGCCAGCAACAGACGAAATTCTGATTTTCACGCCCTCTTCCCGAGCGTGGACGAAGGCGACTACCTAATAGATG ACTATGGATGTGCCCTTTCAAAAGATATCTTGGTGCAAGGCAGACTTTACGTCTCTGAAAATTACCTCTGCTTCCATGCCAACATCTTTGGCTGGACAACAGAT GTCGTCATCCCCTTTGTCGAAATCAGGAGTattgaaaagaaaatgacCGCTCTAGTGATCCCCAACGCCATCGGTGTCTCGACCGCCAATGCCAGGTACACCTTtgcttctttcatctcccGTGACACTGTCTACGACGTCATGATGAACATCTGGCGCTTGTGTAATCCCAACGCAGTCATGTCGGCACTTTCTCTCTCCGCTACTCCTTCGCGCCCTGGATCCATCTCGGGCGAACTAGCGTCGACCATTGCAACTGCAACTCCTGGCGGACAAGGTGAAAGCGGCGGCGGACAAGATGGCGTTCCAGGAGACCATAAACCGACACAATGCGACTGTGGTCGAGATGGCAAACATTATCCTGAAACAGCGTTGGAAGCCATCTTCCCAAGTACCCCCGAAAAGGTATACAATCTCATGTTTAACAGCAGTTGGCTCCGCACCTTTCTCAGCGACAGCCAAAACCTCCGTGATATAGAATACTCTGATTGGCGGCCcatttctccttcttccccaaaCCTTACACGCTCCCTTTCTTACACTAAACCACTCAATGGATCTATCGGGCCCAAACAAACAACATGCCATATCACAGATTCGCGCGAACACTTTGATCCAGATCAGTACATTGTCATGATTACCACCACAAGGACGCCCGACGTACCGAGCGGTGGAGTCTTCAGCGTCAAAACGAGAACATGTTTTATGTGGGCTGGGCCAGAATCAACCAAGGTGATAGTGACTACAGGTGTAGAATGGACAGGGAAAAGCTGGATCAAAG GAATCATTGAAAAATCCGCCATCGATGGTCAGAAACAATACCATGATGACCTAAAACTTTCCATGCTCTCCTATATTCAATCTCACCTCTCCGAATTCCTTTCCCCCGGTGCAAAACCTGCCGTCGACCAGCCAAACGCTCCCACGCCACCTCGTACCAACTCTGGCTCTGGCTCTGGTATCACTTCTGGCGGCACCAGTAGTGAAGCGCAAGAGTATGCTGCCAAAGCACGCAAGGAAAGACACGATGCAGATTGGTGGAATCTCCAGGCGGGCATCGACTCGTTGgtgagaggaggaaagacaaTAGGCGAGGGATTGAAAGCGTGTATCGACTCTGTGGCGGATATGCTTTTCGACAATGGTCTGAACAAGCAAGGTATACTGTGGATCTTGatcgtcctcctcgttcTTTCCAACTTTTACACATACCTCTACGCCGACACTTCCCGCTCGTCACGCGGTATAGCGCGTGGGGGCGAGGTAAGATTCgctggggaaagaaggggacagcagcagctaTCAAGGTCAGTCTATGACGACCAAGTGGCTGAAACTGTACGTATGGTCTTGAGCCAGCAGAGGACGTTGATGGAACCGGTCGAAGAAGTGAAAGAGCTGTTGAGAGTTTTAGACAGTGTagaatggaggatgagcaaGTTGAGAGATGAGATAAGAGGAGTTATTGAAGAGTCCTCTAGTGTGCGGGAGAACACTGCTTTGAAAGGTGATGAGATAGATTAG
- a CDS encoding ATP-binding cassette, subfamily D (ALD), peroxisomal long-chain fatty acid import protein: MSSVLPLPPMRSPLDPSSKSRQMVILSIILAALLSRSTVVSTPRSAVKEWYSERIRVRNERKRREAETPLNTPALEKKLVDLYIRDPSSDSRTLLVPHMGKISKVRITPTPSELYKEHLPLFPRMTGSEKLGVNKEFWRMLKAVLKVTFPSKRGKEVFLLLLHSFFLVSRTILSVMVARLDGKIVRDLVSANAVGFLRGLGWWFILAVPSTYTNAMIRYLERKLALAFRTNLTRYIHDLYLNDNLNYYKFGSGMGGQVAMEEGREKKRGGFGGSSEAAAGTADQFITTDVARFCDSLAALYGNMGKPALDLLIFTSQLSSSLGPLGTIGLFANYGLTAYILRKATPAFGRMAATTARLEGNYRAGLSRVGRDAEEVAFYNGGKRERGILEGMYRKLKEHVHAVHKARIPYGMIEDFVIKYLWSAAGYGLMSIPIFFPVATTALGPANHRVNHEIAERTEGYVSNRRLLLSLADAGGRLMYSGKDLAELSGYTSRVYSLISALHSLDNGIYPEHPRPSSLSPNDTFYDMANIQGQVSIGPNHLLLRSVPIVAPPEGSGAERGGEELIKSLDLRIEKGDHTLITGPNGVGKTSVARIIAQLWPVWKGLLERPRHGEGGIFFLPQRPYLSIGSLRDQVIYPHTYAEMKSRGRTDTELMTILEAVHLEYLPGREGGWETRKEWKDVLSGGEKQRMGMARLFYHRPQFAVLDECTSAVSSDVEGLMYEHAKALGITLVTISHRPSLLKYHNRHLRLGDPSQPVPSAPSRAQSTYSLTAFQAPSQLDAPHQKLPTTPLASRGWQLTTLSSSSAEEKLELDKEIEALEMTLNEEVDKWEKRLREINKELKTGAYVDGKQVV, encoded by the exons ATGTCATCTGTCCTGCCTCTGCCTCCGATGAGGAGCCCACTCgacccatcttccaaatctCGCCAGATGGTTATCCTCAGCATCATTTTAGCTGCCTTGTTATCCCGCTCAACCGTCGTCAGTACTCCACGTTCGGCTGTTAAAGAATGGTATTCTGAGCGGATCAGAGTCAGAAACGAgcggaaaagaagagaagctgAAACGCCTCT CAATACGCCTGCcctggagaagaagctggtTGACCTCTATATCCGTGATCCCTCGTCAGACTCTCGAACACTTCTGGTCCCGCATATGGGAAAAATCTCCAAGGTCCGAATCACACCCACTCCTTCCGAGCTATATAAGGagcatcttcctctgttTCCTCGGATGACAGGTTCGGAAAAGCTGGGCGTGAACAAGGAATTTTGGAGGATGCTAAAGGCCGTACTCAAAGTTACATTTCCTAG TAAGAGGGGGAAAGAAGTGTTTCTGCTGCTCCttcattccttcttcttagTTTCAAGGACAATATTGAGCGTAATGGTCGCTAGACTGGACGGGAAAATCGTCCGTGACTTG GTGTCAGCTAATGCTGTCGGGTTTTTGAGGGGATTAGGATGGTGGTTTATTCTTGCCGTCCCCAGCACCTATACCAACGCCATG ATCCGATACCTGGAGAGAAAACTCGCGCTAGCGTTCCGGACCAATTTGACCCGTTATATCCATGATCTCTATCT CAATGACAACCTTAACTATTACAAATTCGGCTCAGGGATGGGTGGACAAGTGGCtatggaggaagggagagaaaagaagcgTGGAGGATTCGGCGGTTCGAGCGAAGCTGCCGCTGGAACGGCCGATCA GTTCATCACCACTGACGTGGCAAGATTCTGTGACTCTCTAGCTGCTCTCTA TGGTAATATGGGCAAACCAGCTTTGGACCTCTTGATATTTACTTCTcaactctcttcttcgctggGCCCTCTTGGGACAATTGGCCTCTTTGCCAATTATGGCCTCACAGCTTACATCCTCCGAAAGGCAACCCCTGCTTTTGGTCGAATGGCCGCTACTACAGCTCGCCTGGAGGGTAATTATCGGGCTGGCCTGTCAAGGGTGGGCCGAGATGCAGAGGAAGTGGCATTCTACAACGGTGgcaagagggaaaggggtATCTTGGAAGGGATGTACAGGAAGCTAAAAGAACATGTCCATGCAGTTCACAAAGCTAGAATCCCGTATGG GATGATAGAAGACTTTGTTATCAAATATCTGTGGTCAGCCGCTGGATACGGTCTTATGTCTATACCGATTTTCTTCCCTGTGGCCACAACAGCCCTCGGACCTGCGAATCATAGAGTGAACCATGAGATTGCCGAACGCACGGAAG GTTATGTGTCTAACCGACGCTTGCTGCTATCCCTCGCCGACGCCGGAGGAAGGTTGATGTACTCTGGCAAAGACTTGGCAGAACTTTCTGGGTACACAAGTCGTGTATACTCTCTAATTTCTGCTCTACATAGCTTGGATAATGGGATTTATCCTGAACACCCCCGCCCAAGCTCATTATCACCAAATGAT ACGTTCTATGATATGGCAAACATTCAAGGCCAAGTATCTATTGGCCCCAATCACCTGTTACTAAGGAGTGTACCCATTGTTGCTCCACCGGAAGGTTCAGGGGCtgaaagaggaggggaagaactGATCAAGAGCTTGGATTTGAGGATAGAGAAAGGTGATCATACACTCATCACGGGGCCCAA TGGTGTTGGAAAGACATCTGTGGCCAGGATCATAGCCCAGCTCTGGCCAGTGTGGAAAGGCCTTTTAGAAAGACCCAGACACGGTGAAGGAGGTATATTCTTCCTGCCTCAGCGTCCTTACCTGTCAATTGGAAGTCTTCGAGATCAGGTCATCTA TCCACATACCTATGCCGAGATGAAATCTCGCGGAAGAACCGACACCGAATTGATGACCATCCTTGAAGCTGTTCACCTGGAATATCTTCCGgggcgagaaggaggttgggaaacaaggaaagaatggaaggaCGTCCTGTC GGGAGGTGAAAAGCAGCGG ATGGGCATGGCGCGGCTTTTCTATCATCGACCACAATTTGCTGTCCTGGATGAATGCACTTCAGCTGTATCCAGCGACGTTGAAGGACTCATGTACGAACATGCAAAAGCTCTGGGTATAACTCTTGTAACTATCTC GCATCGGCCCTCGTTATTGAAATATCACAACCGCCATTTGCGTCTCGGGgatccttctcaacctGTCCCAAGCGCACCGTCCCGTGCGCAATCGACATATTCACTCACAGCTTTCCAAGCCCCTTCACAACTTGATGCTCCTCATCAAAAGTTGCCTACAACGCCTCTCGCATCTCGAGGCTGGCAGCTCACCACTCTTTCTTCAAGTAGTGCGGAGGAAAAGCTGGAGCTGGATAAAGAAATTGAGGCCTTGGAGATGACGTtgaatgaagaagtcgaCAAATGGGAAAAGAGATTGCGAGAAATCAACAAGGAGTTGAAAACTGGCGCGTATGTAGACGGGAAACAAGTAGTATGA
- a CDS encoding tryptophan synthase, beta subunit yields MAEQLKQVYADKKAQDQAAFVTFLTAGFPTRDATVPLMLALEAGGADIIELGVPFSDPVADGPVIQKANNVAIKNNVHYSDCIEYVRQARAQGLKAPVLFMGYYNPIIAYGEEKAVKDAREAGANGYIVVDLPPTEAVDFRNTCTKAGMSYIPLVAPSTSIDRVKFLTSIADSFIYVVSKMGVTGSSSSENISASLPELVKRIQTFTTIPLAVGFGIDNRTHFDYVTSSGADAVVVGSKIIKLIFEHADDGLAPKVVEDYCREITLKGQNPPPLGRKNAAAPPPANGGDVSPPLPIPSGSPLGESQVKVTAAGKLPSRFGLFGGAYVAESLVDCLNELEAAYAEAKEDPAFWKEFEDMFGYINRPSELYLAERLTEEMGGARIWLKREDLNHTGSHKINNAVGQILLAKRLGKRRIIAETGAGQHGVATATVCAKFGMECDIFMGAEDVRRQELNVFRIKMLGGRVIPVTAGSQTLKDAVNEAMRDWVTRLDSTHYLIGSAIGPHPFPTIVRDFQRVIGREIKSQMHEKMGKLPDAVVACVGGGSNAIGTFYDFIENPSVRLVGVEAGGHGVDTEAHSATLTKGVMGVVHGAASYIIQSKEGQLVPTHSISAGLDYNSVGPEHSHLKYSGRAEYVVADDLQCLKAFKMCTELEGIIPALESSHGLWGGMQLAKSLPKDKDIVICLSGNGAKDVAEVLLTLKDKEWADKLDWHVAQ; encoded by the exons ATGGCAGAGCAGCTCAAGCAAGTATACGCAGATAAAAAGGCCCAG GACCAGGC CGCCTTTGTCACCTTTTTGACAGCTGGTTTCCCTACCCGCGATGCCACAGTGCCCCTCATGCTTGCCCTAGAGGCAGGCGGTGCCGACATCATCGAACTCGGTGTCCCATTCAGTGACCCAGTCGCCGACGGTCCAGTCATCCAAAAGGCCAACAAC GTTGCCATTAAAAACAATGTCCACTACTCTGACTGTATCGAGTATGTCCGACAGGCTCGTGCCCAGGGTCTCAAGGCTCCCGTCTTGTTCATGG GCTACTACAACCCCATCATCGCTTATGGCGAGGAAAAAGCTGTCAAGGACGCACGAGAGGCTGGTGCCAACGGCTACATCGTGGTCGACTTGCCCCCCACCGAAGCCGTCGACTTTAGAAACACTTGTACCAAGGCCGGCATGTCTTACATTCCCCTCGTCGCCCCTTCTACAAGCATCGACCGAGTCAAGTTCTTGACTTCTATCGCCGATTCTTTCATCTATGTCGTCTCCAAG ATGGGCGTCACcggttcctcttcttccgaaaACATCTCAGCCTCCCTCCCTGAACTCGTCAAGCGTATCCAGACGTTCACCACCATTCCCCTCGCTGTCGGTTTTGGTATCGACAACCGTACCCACTTTGACTATGTCACATCTTCCGGTGCTGATGCTGTTGTCGTTGGATCCAAAatcatcaagctcatctTTGAGCACGCCGATGACGGTCTTGCGCCCAAGGTCGTCGAAGACTATTGCCGAGAAATCACACTCAAGGGCCAGaaccctcctcctcttggCCGAAAGAATGCTGCTGCTCCCCCTCCTGCCAATGGAGGCGAcgtttctcctcctctccctaTTCCCTCTGGCTCACCTCTCGGCGAGTCCCAAGTCAAGGTCACCGCGGCCGGTAAACTCCCTTCTCGATTCGGTCTTTTCGGTGGTGCCTATGTCGCTGAATCTCTTGTCGATTGTTTGAACGAGCTCGAAGCCGCTTATGCCGAGGCCAAGGAGGACCCTGCGTTCTGGAAAGAGTTTGAGGATATGTTTGGGTACATCAACAGACCTAGTGAACTTTACCTTGCCGAGAGGTTGACCGAGGAGATGGGCGGTGCGAGGATTTGGCTCAAGAGGGAAGATCTCAACCATACTGGTTCTCACAAGATTAACAATGCCGTTGGCCAGATTCTCCTCGCCAAGCGATTGGGCAAGCGAAGAATTATCGCCGAGACTGGTGCCGGTCAGCACGGTGTCGCCACCGCCACCGTCTGCGCCAAGTTTGGCATGGAGTGTGACATTTTCATGGGTGCTGAGGATGTGAGGAGGCAAGAGTTGAACGTCTTCAGGATCAAGATGCTTGGTGGTCGAGTTATCCCCGTCACCGCCGGTTCCCAGACCTTGAAGGACGCTGTCAACGAGGCTATGAGAGATTGGGTCACTCGATTGGACTCTACTCATTATCTTATCGGCTCCGCTATCGGTCCCCACCCGTTCCCCACCATCGTCCGTGACTTCCAGAGGGTCATTGGTCGAGAGATCAAGTCTCAAATGCACGAAAAGATGGGCAAGTTGCCTGATGCTGTGGTTGCCTGTGTCGGTGGTGGCTCCAATGCGATCGGTACTTTTTACGACTTTATCGAAAATCCGAGTGTGAGATTGGTCGGTGTTGAAGCTGGTGGTCATG GTGTTGACACCGAGGCACATTCTGCTACGTTGACCAAGGGTGTCATGGGTGTCGTCCACGGTGCCGCTTCTTACATCATCCAATCAAAGGAAGGTCAGCTCGTCCCTACGCACTCCATCTCTGCCGGTCTCGACTACAACTCTGTCGGTCCCGAACATTCGCACCTCAAGTATAGCGGTCGAGCCGAATATGTCGTGGCGGACGATTTGCAGTGTCTCAAGGCGTTCAAGATGTGTACCGAGTTGGAGGGTATCATTCCCGCTTTGGAGAGCAGTCACGGTTTGTGGGGCGGTATGCAGTTGGCCAAGAGTTTGCCCAAGGATAAGGATATCGTCAT CTGTTTGAGTGGGAATGGTGCCAAGGACGTTGCGGAAGTGTTGCTGACGttgaaggacaaggagtGGGCAGATAAGCTTGACTGGCATGTTGCTCAGTAG
- a CDS encoding 2,5-diamino-6-(ribosylamino)-4(3H)-pyrimidinone 5'-phosphate reductase, translating into MAPPSFVQEHVPSHAALLARPHVTLTWAQSLDSKIAGLGGKRVVLSGPESMLMTHHLRAIHDAILVGVHTLLLDDPRLQTNLLPPSHASPPPQPLILDPSLRFPLTSRILNEWNTKPALRGRTLKQPWILCGSNVSSDRINEVQQAGARVVPVPLDSNGRIPPSSLPSILTSLGLRSVMIEGGSRVLSSFLHTLKRDDGSKLVDSVVVTVAPMFIGEGVGVVPEGEDKGLPRLQTVHTETMGKDTVMICTVQVE; encoded by the exons ATGGCGCCGCCCAGCTTTGTGCAGGAGCATGTCCCGTCGCACGCTGCGCTGCTCGCCCGGCCGCACGTCACCCTCACCTGGGCCCAGTCCCTCGACAGCAAAATCGCGGGCCTCGGCGGGAAACGGGTCGTCCTCAGCGGCCCCGAAAGCATGCTCATGACACACCA CCTCAGAGCCATCCACGACGCCATCCTCGTCGGCGTAcacaccctcctcctcgacgACCCCCGCCTACAAA ccaacctcctccccccctcCCACGCctcgcccccgccccaGCCACTCATCCTCGACCCCTCCCTCCGCTTCCCACTCACTTCCCGGATCCTGAACGAGTGGAACACGAAACCTGCCTTGCGCGGACGGACGCTGAAGCAACCGTGGATCCTCTGTGGCTCAAATGTCTCCAGCGACAGAATCAACGAGGTCCAACAGGCTGGTGCGAGGGTTGTGCCCGTCCCGCTCGATTCCAATG GTCGCATCCCTCCATcgtcccttccttccatcttgaCCTCTCTCGGTCTCAGATCCGTCATGATCGAAGGCGGTTCGCGCGTTCTTTCCAGCTTTCTTCACACCCTGAAAAGAGACGATGGCAGTAAGCTTGTGGACAGCGTCGTGGTCACCGTCGCCCCGATGTTTATCGGTGAAGGCGTCGGTGTCGTCCCAGAG GGCGAAGACAAGGGCCTTCCAAGACTCCAAACTGTACACACGGAGACGATGGGCAAGGACACTGTCATGATCTGTACAGTTCAAGTTGAATAA
- a CDS encoding sphingolipid delta-4 desaturase codes for MDPVVFPEVPPHAAPRSRHTPPSLPSSSPSPVLSSADPSDREHDLSEETNKEEPFVDPYPDFLWMTTEEPHRSRRIAILKAHPEVRKLMGPTRATLPLVFAVLGLQLSLSLYLKSHHTLSLPVLLTAYVVGGTANQNIFLAIHEITHNLALKSIKANKCLAIIANLSIGIPYAMAFKGYHIEHHKFLGEDGIDTDLPSRFEALVLNNVAGKTFFATFQLLFYAIRPGFIRAQTFTRWHFYNLVSVIGFHLLWYHFFGIRPWLYLVLSSFFAGSLHPCAAHFIAEHYLMEGHLPVGENLKGNDLIKGLSQETTSYYGWLNILCYNVGYHNEHHDFPSVPWTRLPELHRIAHEFYDPLPSHASWPYVTWKFITDPSVGMWCRAKREGKGDRLHESIWVDGSRHVSGKGEDGMEEEEERGYASDRDEQIKKKKA; via the exons ATGGACCCCGTCGTCTTCCCAGAGGTCCCCCCGCACGCGGCCCCCCGCTCCCGCCACACTCCgccctccctcccctcctcGTCCCCCTCCCCCGTCCTCAGCTCCGCCGACCCCTCAGACAGGGAACACGACTTGTCCGAAGAGACCAACAAAGAAGAGCCTTTCGTCGACCCGTACCCAGACTTCCTCTGGATGACTACAGAAGAACCCCATAGGTCCAGGCGTATCGCTATACTGAAAGCTCACCCAGAG GTCCGGAAGCTCATGGGTCCTACTCGCGCCACACTCCCTCTTGTCTTTGCCGTCCTCGGCCTCCAGCTGTCGCTCTCTCTCTATCTCAAGTCGCATCAtaccctctccctccccgTGCTCCTTACCGCCTACGTCGTCGGAGGCACAGCCAACCAAAACATCTTTCTCGCCATCCACGAAATCACCCACAACCTCGCATTGAAATCTATCAAGGCCAACAAGTGCCTCGCCATCATTGCCAACCTCTCAATAGGTATCCCTTATGCCATGGCATTCAAGGGTTACCACATTGAGCATCACAAATTTTTGGGTGAAGACGGTATTGATACCGATCTCCCAAGCCGATTCGAGGCTTTGGTGCTCAACAATGTCGCTGGTAAAACCTTTTTCGCCACATTCCAGCTCTTGTTCTACGCTATTCGTCCAGGTTTTATTCGTGCCCAGACCTTTACCAGGTGGCACTTTTACAACCTCGTCAGTGTCATTggcttccacctcctctgGTACCATTTCTTCGGAATCCGCCCTTGGCTCTACCTcgtcctctcctcctttttcgcCGGCTCACTCCACCCATGCGCCGCCCATTTCATCGCTGAGCATTACTTGATGGAAGGCCATTTGCCCGTCGGAGAAAACTTGAAAGGTAATGACTTGATCAAGGGATTGTCGCAGGAGACTACCAGCTACTATGGGTGGCTCAATATCCTGTGTTACAAT GTCGGATACCATAACGAACACCATGATTTCCCTTCCGTCCCATGGACCCGTCTACCCGAACTCCATCGAATTGCTCATGAATTCTAcgaccctcttccttctcatgCTTCATGGCCTTATGTCACTTGGAAATTTATCACCGATCCCAGCGTTGGTATGTGGTGTCGTGCAAAACGCGAGGGAAAGGGTGACAGGCTTCATGAGTCCATCTGGGTCGACGGCTCACGTCATGTCTCGGGCAAAGGCGAAGATGgtatggaagaagaggaggaaaggggtTATGCCAGCGATCGGGACGAGCagataaagaagaaaaaggcatgA